The Microcoleus sp. FACHB-68 region TTGTTGATGGCGTTCGGCATTAATGGAGATCGTCTCGATCCCACCGGCTTACTAGCCGTTGGCAGCCGGCGGGAAAATGAAATTGCCTCTGCCGCTTATATCGCAGAGACAGGACGAGGGTGGTTGGAATCTCTTGAGATTACGCGTCGATCATTTGACGAAGCCGACCAAATGTTCAAAACATTTGCCCCGTCTCCTTTATTTGCCGGCTCTCTAGAGGTGCTAAAGTTCCTTTCAGATGCCGGTTTGAAACTAGCGATTCTCTCAGCAGCCAGCACACAAAGGGTGCAGAAGTTTGTCAAAGATCATCAACTAGAACCCTACATTCAGGTGCAAATGGGTGTTGATGAAGGGCCAAGCAAACCAGACCCGTCTCTCTTTTTAAATGTCTGTCGAACCTTAGGCGTTGAACCGGCGTCAACCCTGATGGTTGGTGATTCCCTGGCGGATATTGAAATGGCCAAACGGGCCGGGGCCGCCGGCAGCATCGGCATCTGCTGGAAGACACCAAAAGCTAGCCATTTAGAAGCCGCTAATGTTACGATCGCGCAACTTGATGAAATAAAAATCATCTCCTGAACCTCGCTCGCGCTGAGTGAAGTTTTATCAGTTTAAACACACGTTGTCTGCCTAGCCACTATCTGAGGAGGACTGATCCTTGACACGTCGCTACCTATTTACCTCCGAATCCGTTACCGAAGGGCATCCTGATAAAATCTGTGACCAAATCTCAGATACTATTTTAGACGCCCTGCTCGCTCAAGACCCCTCCAGCCGCGTTGCGGCAGAAGTTGTGGTCAACACCGGCTTAGTGCTGATCACCGGCGAAGTCACCACCAAAGCTCAGGTAAACTTCGTTGATCTAGCCCGGAAAAAAATTGCCGACATCGGCTATACAGATGCCGATAACGGCTTTTCTGCAAATAGCTGTGCAGTGATCGTTGCCCTTGATGAACAATCTCCTGACATCGCCCAAGGCGTCAACACCGCCCAAGAAACCCGCGAGGAATCCAGCGATGACGCTTTAGACGCAGTGGGTGCCGGCGATCAAGGGATCATGTTTGGCTTTGCCTGCAACGAAACCCCGGAACTGATGCCTTTGCCCATCTGTCTCGCCCACCGGATTTCCCGCCGGCTGGCAGCAGTCCGCAAAACCGGCGATCTGCCCTACCTGCGTCCCGATGGCAAAACGCAAGTCACCGTTGTTTACGAAGATGGACGCCCCGTCGGCATCGACACGATTCTGATTTCTACCCAGCACACGGCTTCAATTGGGGAAATTACGGATACGGCAGAGGTTCAGGCCAAGATCAAGGAAGATTTGTGGGCTGCAGTGGTTGAGCCGGTGTTTGCAGACATTGACGTGAAACCCGATGCAGAAACTCGCTTTCTTGTCAACCCCACCGGCAAATTTGTGATCGGCGGGCCTCAAGGAGATTCCGGTCTCACAGGTCGCAAAATTATTGTAGATACTTATGGTGGCTATTCCCGGCATGGCGGCGGCGCTTTTTCCGGCAAAGACCCCACAAAAGTAGACCGCAGCGCCGCTTATGCCGCTCGCTATGTCGCTAAAAATATCGTTGCCGCCGGCTTGGCACAAAAGTGTGAAGTTCAACTCAGTTATGCGATCGGCGTAGCGCGGCCCGTGAGCATGATGATTGAAACCTTTGGCACCGGCAACGTTGATGAAGACCGGCTGCTGGAAGTCGTGAAACAGCATTTTGAACTGCGTCCGGCTGGAATTATCAAAACCTTTAATTTACAACGCCTGCCGGCTGAACGCGGCGGTCGTTTTTACCAAGAAGTTGCTGCTTACGGTCATTTGGGACGCACTGATATCGACTTACCTTGGGAACAAACCGATAAAGCGCAGTTGCTCAAAGACGCACTGACTCAACCGCTTTCCGCTTCTGTGGGCTAGTTATTTACCCCAGATTTAAATAAATTTTCCAATACCCGTTTATTTAAACAAACGGGTTTTTTTATTTGTTAAGTTAGAAGCGGTTGGATAAAATAGGTATTCCTTTGGTAATAGCGATTAATCCCTGTTAAATCTAGGCGGTAAATCTAGTATTGATTCGCCTGGTTTAACTGATAAGATACGAGGCAGTTGGATTGCCGGCCTGAACCGAAACCAGCAAGCAGCGCAGTTGTCAAGACCGTTTTGAGCCGGCTTACACGTTTACGGAAACTCTCTATCCAGCATTATTGTAACTACAGCTAAATGAACGCGTAACCTTTGATGATTAAAAGCTTTTGACGAACTGCTTGTGTTAATCAATCAGGGTCTGATCCTAGAGGAGTCACCGAGATGAATCCGAAGCAGAGAGAAAAGTGGGCGAGAATCAGAAGATTGGGAAAGTCGCGCTATATGATTATCTACGGAATTTTCTTATGGGGGCTTCCCGTCGCTGTTTTGTATGTGTTCATCACCACTTTTCTCGATAATAACTTTTCCATTCAACAGGTTCTCCAATCTGCACTTTTGAGAAGACTGTTTTTTGCCAAACTTTTTATTTCACTCACTTTATTTCCAACCTGTGGCTTCGTATTGAGTTGGTGGCTGTGGGATTACAACGAGAAAAAATATTCAGACGAATAAATCCAACACTTATTTATATTGTGCCGGCATTAAATAGGAATTCTTCTCCTGTAAAAAGCGCATCTTTGTCTCACTGATTTCGAGCAGTTTGCGAGATTCTATTCAATAAGTAAAAATACTTATTGAATAGAATCTGACTCAGCAAAAAAAAATCATTTTCTCAAACAAAATAGCTCAATGCGCTCGCTTCAGTTTTGATAACTAGCAACCTAACCGCTGTCAAGATATCTTAACGTTTAGTATTAATTTGTGTGGTAAAATGATAACCCTTGGGGACGTAAAAATAACGTTCAACCTTTGTGGGGCATTTTGGTAGGAGCATCTATAGAATTGGCAACTAAGCGTCTCTTCTCAGGGCAAAGACTACCCTTTCACCGCACGTTTTAAAATCAGCCTTTTTTTAAAATCAGCCGTTTTCGCCCCTTTCCCATACCCTTGAATCCCTAGCGCAGAGGTGATAATTATGCCTTGGTCTTTCATGATTACACTGGGAATTGCTTTGGCAGTTACCTATATCTTGAAAAACTCTGCTGACGAAATTGCCTATCTCGCCGCATCAATTTTACTGGTGAGCTTAGTGGTGAGTTTGGTAATCGCACCTTGGCAGATTCAGGTGTTACTGCTCGTGCTTGCCTTAGTTAGCAGTAACCGACTTTTGCAGCCAAGCCGGCAGATCATCATTGAACCTGAACCCGATGAAAAAATAAAACTCAGTTATCGCGGAGTAGAATACGAACCAACCGTTCCCGTAGAAAAAGCGAAAGAAGGTGAAACTATCGTAAAATATCGGGGTCAAATTTGTAAAACCGACACCGAAGAAACGGCTCTAATGGTTCAACAAAATCAAGCTTTAGAACTCAAATATCGAGGGGCTAGTATACCAGGGGAAAAATCTCCTTAAGGGATTGCTAAAAAATTCTTCAGTAATCAGTAAGAATTTTCCTAATCCCGGCAGCATCTTTGTTTGATAGAATGCCGGGATTCGCATAAAAACGCATCCCATGCACTCACTCAAACAACTGGTAAGAAAGCTCAAAAAAGAAACCTGGGCGATTTATTTAGTGAGTAAAGATTCCAGAGTGCCTTGGTACGCCCGGTTCCTAGCTGCTGCCGTCGTTGCCTATGCCTTCAGCCCCATTGATTTAATTCCAGATTTTATTCCGATCATTGGATTTCTCGACGATTTGATCATTGTGCCGGCAGGAATTTGGCTGGTGCTGAAAATGATTCCCCCAGAAGTTTTAGCCGAATGCCGCGAGAAAGCAGCCACCGAAATGGCACAGGAAAAACCCACAAATTGGATAGCCGCCGGCATCATTGTAGCCATTTGGGTTTTACTGGGGGTTTTAACTGTTATTTGGTTAGGCGGCATTCTGAAACGTTAAATTTAACAGACTTGCCGGCTGTTTAATAACGAATTTGCAGCGTTACAAAAGATTGTACTTGCTGCTCTCCCCCCACCACTTGAGTGACAGAATTTTTCGCCTCTTGCGCTAACGGAACACCAACCGGCATTGGCATCGGTGGCATCGGCGTATTTGCAGCATTAATTTGAATGCCGACAATTTCCTGTGACTTAAAACTTAAGGTTGTAAAAACAGCATCGGCTTGTTTTTTAGCATCTTCCGTTGCTTCACCCAGCGCTAGCTTTTGAGCAGCTGCAATCGCTTCTTCTGTTGCAGTAAAGCTAATGCCGTCAATTCGCGTTGCCCCAGCTTTAATCGCATCATCCAACAGCGTTCCTACCTTATCTGTAGCAATTTCAAAACTGACAATGTTGCTGCCGGCATATCCATTCAAGCGTTGCTCGTTGTTTTGAAAGCTATAAGTTGGGCTGAGATTAATGCCGGCGGTTTTCAATTTTTCCACCTTCCGCTCCTTCAACAGTTTTACCACGGCTTCCGAGCGTTTCGCTACCTCCGGTTGCACCTGTGCGGCGGTTTTACCCTGAACCTCAACCCCCAAATTTACTTTCGCAATTGTTGCAGGGATGCTAACCTCTCCTTTCCCTGACACACTAAGAGTTCTCGGTAGGGGGGCGAAATGTCCAGTTTGCATTTGAGCCGGCACAGATTGGCACGCTGTTAAGCTGAGCAAACCTAACACTAACGACAAACTTTTCAAACGATTCCAGGCAGTGGATTTAAAGCCAGACTGTAGAGATAAATTCATAAAAGATTGTTTCCTGAGACAGAAATGGGTAAAAGCACATTTGGTGGCTTGTTTCCACTTTGCCACTGTTTCAGCCGGCATCTTCGATTGGTTACACTTTTGGAAACTACAGATTCCCAAGCCGCTCAAAGCTGAGGGCGCTCAACCATAAACACGCTGAAGTTTCCTGGCAGGCTGCTTCTGCCTTAGAAAGTCATTAAGTTTGCACCTTGGCTTTCTCC contains the following coding sequences:
- a CDS encoding HAD family hydrolase, producing MTTIQCGDVTFKNIQAVIFDKDGTLEDSEDFLRNLGQKRARMLDAQIPGIGDPLLMAFGINGDRLDPTGLLAVGSRRENEIASAAYIAETGRGWLESLEITRRSFDEADQMFKTFAPSPLFAGSLEVLKFLSDAGLKLAILSAASTQRVQKFVKDHQLEPYIQVQMGVDEGPSKPDPSLFLNVCRTLGVEPASTLMVGDSLADIEMAKRAGAAGSIGICWKTPKASHLEAANVTIAQLDEIKIIS
- the metK gene encoding methionine adenosyltransferase, which translates into the protein MTRRYLFTSESVTEGHPDKICDQISDTILDALLAQDPSSRVAAEVVVNTGLVLITGEVTTKAQVNFVDLARKKIADIGYTDADNGFSANSCAVIVALDEQSPDIAQGVNTAQETREESSDDALDAVGAGDQGIMFGFACNETPELMPLPICLAHRISRRLAAVRKTGDLPYLRPDGKTQVTVVYEDGRPVGIDTILISTQHTASIGEITDTAEVQAKIKEDLWAAVVEPVFADIDVKPDAETRFLVNPTGKFVIGGPQGDSGLTGRKIIVDTYGGYSRHGGGAFSGKDPTKVDRSAAYAARYVAKNIVAAGLAQKCEVQLSYAIGVARPVSMMIETFGTGNVDEDRLLEVVKQHFELRPAGIIKTFNLQRLPAERGGRFYQEVAAYGHLGRTDIDLPWEQTDKAQLLKDALTQPLSASVG
- a CDS encoding DUF4278 domain-containing protein, which translates into the protein MPWSFMITLGIALAVTYILKNSADEIAYLAASILLVSLVVSLVIAPWQIQVLLLVLALVSSNRLLQPSRQIIIEPEPDEKIKLSYRGVEYEPTVPVEKAKEGETIVKYRGQICKTDTEETALMVQQNQALELKYRGASIPGEKSP
- a CDS encoding YkvA family protein, with translation MHSLKQLVRKLKKETWAIYLVSKDSRVPWYARFLAAAVVAYAFSPIDLIPDFIPIIGFLDDLIIVPAGIWLVLKMIPPEVLAECREKAATEMAQEKPTNWIAAGIIVAIWVLLGVLTVIWLGGILKR
- a CDS encoding SIMPL domain-containing protein (The SIMPL domain is named for its presence in mouse protein SIMPL (signalling molecule that associates with mouse pelle-like kinase). Bacterial member BP26, from Brucella, was shown to assemble into a channel-like structure, while YggE from E. coli has been associated with resistance to oxidative stress.), which codes for MNLSLQSGFKSTAWNRLKSLSLVLGLLSLTACQSVPAQMQTGHFAPLPRTLSVSGKGEVSIPATIAKVNLGVEVQGKTAAQVQPEVAKRSEAVVKLLKERKVEKLKTAGINLSPTYSFQNNEQRLNGYAGSNIVSFEIATDKVGTLLDDAIKAGATRIDGISFTATEEAIAAAQKLALGEATEDAKKQADAVFTTLSFKSQEIVGIQINAANTPMPPMPMPVGVPLAQEAKNSVTQVVGGEQQVQSFVTLQIRY